A genomic region of Exiguobacterium oxidotolerans JCM 12280 contains the following coding sequences:
- a CDS encoding methylglyoxal synthase, with translation MNIALIAHDEKKDEMIMFARAYQDYLAKNRLYATGTTGKRIVEATALDVHRCKSGPLGGDQEIGAMVARGEIDIVIFLRDPLTAQPHEPDVSALIRLCDVYDLPLATNVGTAEILINGLEQGDFKWRDIIQKRREEEQDKFSS, from the coding sequence ATGAACATTGCATTGATTGCACATGATGAGAAAAAAGATGAGATGATCATGTTTGCCCGGGCCTACCAGGACTATTTAGCAAAGAATCGATTGTACGCGACGGGGACGACAGGGAAGCGGATCGTCGAAGCGACGGCGCTCGACGTACACCGCTGTAAATCTGGACCACTTGGTGGCGATCAAGAAATTGGCGCGATGGTTGCTCGAGGGGAAATTGACATCGTGATCTTTTTACGTGATCCGTTGACGGCACAGCCTCATGAACCGGATGTATCGGCCTTGATTCGCTTATGTGATGTCTACGACTTACCGTTAGCGACAAATGTCGGGACGGCTGAGATTTTAATTAATGGGCTTGAACAAGGTGACTTTAAATGGCGTGACATTATTCAAAAACGACGGGAAGAGGAACAAGATAAATTTTCTTCGTAA
- a CDS encoding fatty acid--CoA ligase family protein, with amino-acid sequence MGLIHSVEETARRSPDAVAYVFEDTKVSYHEFVEKFHRAAGALEANGIRKGDHVALILGNSPAFLVGYYAIMKQGAIAIPINPTYTPDEIGYILMNGDVKGILGIAPLVEAAKARLVHLPNLSVVVSVPFNGVIGPSEKIGNVEFTTLEDWLSIEHPVKDVMNELDDTAVILYTSGTTGKPKGAMLSHRNLTSNAQSIGEYLNVSERDRTLAVLPMFHVFCLMVVVNASLAHGASIIIAPRFSPQETFELAKRERVTIFAGVPTMYNFLLQTVQAHPHFADYFATSRLFVSGGSSLPVPLLESFEKTFNCHILEGYGLSEASPVTCFNPLNGIQKPGSIGPSIIDVENKVVDELGQELPDGQVGELIVRGPNVMTGYYKMPEETQATLRDGWLYTGDLARRDEDGYFYIVDRKKDMIIVGGYNVYPREVEEVLYKHPGVVEAAVIGVPDEEMGEAVKAFIVLKDSVTEAELLDFCAISLAKYKCPTRLEFIDQLPRNTTGKILRTVLKKQPSNS; translated from the coding sequence ATGGGATTGATTCATTCTGTAGAGGAGACCGCCCGGAGAAGTCCGGATGCAGTCGCCTACGTCTTCGAAGACACGAAAGTCAGTTATCATGAGTTTGTCGAGAAGTTCCACCGGGCAGCAGGGGCATTAGAAGCGAACGGGATTCGCAAAGGGGATCATGTTGCATTGATACTTGGGAACAGTCCAGCGTTTTTAGTTGGGTATTATGCCATCATGAAACAAGGGGCGATTGCGATTCCAATCAACCCAACATATACACCGGATGAAATCGGGTACATTTTGATGAATGGGGACGTCAAAGGAATTCTTGGGATCGCTCCGCTCGTCGAAGCAGCAAAAGCACGGTTAGTTCATTTACCGAACTTATCCGTTGTCGTATCGGTGCCGTTTAACGGGGTAATTGGCCCAAGCGAAAAAATCGGGAATGTTGAATTTACGACGTTAGAAGACTGGCTTTCCATCGAACATCCGGTCAAAGACGTGATGAATGAACTCGATGATACGGCGGTCATTTTGTATACGAGCGGAACAACAGGGAAACCGAAAGGCGCCATGCTCTCACACCGTAACTTAACATCAAATGCACAATCGATTGGTGAATACTTAAATGTGTCAGAGCGCGACCGGACGCTCGCTGTGTTACCGATGTTCCACGTCTTTTGTCTGATGGTCGTCGTCAATGCTTCACTTGCACATGGAGCATCAATCATCATTGCGCCACGTTTTTCACCGCAAGAAACGTTTGAACTGGCGAAAAGAGAGCGCGTTACGATTTTTGCCGGCGTACCGACGATGTATAACTTTCTCCTTCAAACGGTTCAGGCGCATCCGCATTTTGCCGATTACTTTGCGACGAGCCGGCTATTCGTTTCCGGTGGATCAAGCTTACCGGTTCCTTTACTCGAATCTTTTGAAAAAACGTTTAACTGTCACATACTAGAAGGATACGGACTATCGGAAGCCTCACCGGTCACGTGCTTTAACCCGTTGAACGGGATTCAAAAGCCGGGATCAATCGGTCCATCCATCATCGATGTCGAAAATAAAGTCGTCGATGAACTCGGACAAGAATTACCGGACGGTCAAGTCGGGGAGTTGATTGTCCGTGGACCGAATGTCATGACAGGCTATTATAAGATGCCGGAAGAGACACAAGCGACGCTACGCGACGGCTGGTTATATACGGGAGATCTTGCGAGAAGAGACGAGGACGGTTATTTTTATATTGTCGACCGGAAAAAAGATATGATCATCGTTGGTGGTTACAATGTCTATCCACGTGAAGTCGAAGAAGTGCTCTATAAACATCCAGGGGTCGTCGAAGCTGCCGTGATCGGTGTACCGGATGAAGAGATGGGAGAAGCCGTCAAGGCATTTATCGTGTTAAAAGATAGCGTCACAGAAGCAGAACTTCTCGATTTTTGTGCGATTTCGCTCGCAAAATACAAGTGTCCGACACGTCTCGAATTCATTGATCAATTGCCACGCAATACGACCGGAAAAATTTTACGGACCGTGTTGAAAAAACAACCATCCAATTCATGA
- a CDS encoding SDR family oxidoreductase encodes MGYNKDNFLEGTLEDFIHFEQVSEGLPKTEDNQPLPYYERDDYRAAGKLKGKVAIITGGNSGIGRAVSLAYTLEGAKIVIAFYGDQEGAEETKARVEELGGEVLLSKGDIGDAAYCEELVQKTIDKFGRLDIVVNNASMQKPEDSLLDIEDKSLEKTFKTNIFGMMRLARAALPHLKQGSAIINTTSSTAYEGNALLIDYSSTKGAIVSFTRSLSMNLAKQGVRVNAVAPGPIWTPLITETFPDESVKTFGKNTPMDRPGQPAEMASAYVFLACNDSSYMTGQVLHLNGGVIVNG; translated from the coding sequence ATGGGCTACAATAAAGATAACTTTTTAGAAGGTACGTTAGAGGATTTCATTCATTTTGAACAGGTCTCAGAAGGATTACCAAAAACTGAGGATAATCAACCGCTCCCTTACTATGAACGTGACGATTATCGTGCGGCCGGGAAATTAAAAGGTAAGGTCGCAATCATCACTGGTGGTAATTCCGGAATCGGACGTGCCGTATCGCTTGCCTATACGCTTGAAGGTGCGAAAATCGTCATCGCCTTCTATGGCGATCAAGAGGGCGCAGAAGAAACGAAAGCGCGTGTCGAAGAGCTTGGTGGGGAAGTGCTCCTGTCTAAAGGTGACATTGGAGACGCAGCTTATTGTGAAGAACTCGTTCAAAAAACAATCGACAAATTTGGTCGCCTCGATATTGTCGTCAATAATGCGAGTATGCAAAAACCAGAAGACTCGCTTCTCGATATTGAAGACAAGTCGCTGGAGAAGACATTTAAAACAAATATTTTTGGAATGATGCGCCTTGCACGTGCTGCTTTACCACACCTCAAGCAAGGATCTGCCATCATCAATACAACATCATCAACAGCATATGAAGGAAATGCCCTTTTGATTGATTATTCTTCAACAAAAGGGGCGATCGTCAGCTTCACGCGAAGTTTATCCATGAATCTCGCAAAACAAGGGGTTCGTGTCAATGCTGTCGCACCAGGTCCGATTTGGACACCGTTGATCACGGAGACGTTCCCGGATGAATCTGTAAAAACGTTCGGTAAAAATACACCGATGGATCGACCGGGCCAACCGGCAGAAATGGCATCTGCGTATGTGTTCTTAGCATGTAATGATTCGAGCTATATGACAGGACAAGTGCTTCATCTCAATGGTGGCGTCATCGTCAACGGATAA
- a CDS encoding competence protein ComK, producing the protein MPHNITEETLALIPQYGQYGEPQTLLIKERSELVLEGHPIKLIEESCLYFGSSMRGRIEAARHILGPNRKTPVLIDWQAQTIFFPTTAKEKAECIWINFKQMKTVKKSGGKVQVEFQTGQRIDTAASAYSIERQRIKTLELAYEMQRRFQGTGHEHV; encoded by the coding sequence ATGCCACATAACATCACGGAAGAAACGTTAGCTCTTATTCCTCAGTACGGTCAATACGGGGAACCGCAAACACTACTTATTAAAGAACGGTCGGAACTTGTGCTCGAAGGACATCCGATCAAACTGATTGAAGAATCATGTTTGTATTTTGGTTCTTCGATGCGAGGAAGAATTGAAGCAGCACGACATATCTTAGGACCAAACCGAAAAACGCCGGTTTTAATTGATTGGCAAGCACAAACCATCTTCTTTCCGACGACAGCTAAAGAAAAGGCGGAGTGTATCTGGATTAACTTTAAACAAATGAAGACCGTTAAAAAGAGTGGCGGAAAGGTGCAAGTCGAGTTTCAAACAGGACAGCGGATTGATACCGCCGCATCTGCCTATAGTATTGAACGACAGCGGATTAAAACCCTAGAATTAGCTTACGAAATGCAACGACGCTTCCAGGGGACGGGACATGAACACGTTTAA
- a CDS encoding DsbA family oxidoreductase encodes MKVEVWSDYACPFCYIGKKRLEKAIEANGMKNVEVEFKSFELDPNAPAEPTMGLYEILASKYGTTVEEARNMSQGIVESAKADGLMYEMDRVVPANTFEAHRLTQLAKKHGKMDEISEALFQSYFMKGENLNDSSVLTRVAQEVGLDSDMVQSFLASDTSTTEVREEEDMARELGVTGVPFFVFDRKYAISGAQPVEAFTQVMDRIQAEQKIEVVADGDACGVDGCN; translated from the coding sequence ATGAAAGTAGAAGTATGGTCAGATTACGCGTGTCCGTTTTGTTATATCGGGAAAAAACGTCTAGAAAAAGCAATTGAAGCGAATGGAATGAAAAATGTCGAGGTCGAATTTAAAAGTTTTGAACTCGATCCGAATGCACCGGCTGAACCGACGATGGGATTATATGAAATTCTTGCTTCGAAATACGGGACGACAGTCGAGGAAGCACGCAATATGTCACAAGGAATCGTTGAGTCAGCGAAAGCAGACGGATTAATGTACGAAATGGATCGTGTCGTTCCAGCAAATACATTTGAAGCTCATCGCTTAACTCAACTTGCGAAAAAACATGGTAAAATGGATGAGATATCGGAAGCACTCTTTCAGTCGTACTTCATGAAAGGTGAAAACTTGAATGATTCATCCGTCTTGACGCGCGTTGCACAGGAAGTCGGTCTCGACTCAGATATGGTCCAGTCATTCCTCGCGTCAGATACTTCAACAACTGAAGTCCGCGAGGAAGAAGATATGGCACGCGAACTTGGTGTGACAGGAGTCCCGTTCTTCGTATTTGACCGAAAATATGCGATTTCAGGGGCGCAACCTGTTGAAGCGTTCACGCAAGTGATGGACCGAATTCAAGCAGAGCAAAAGATTGAAGTCGTAGCAGATGGTGATGCTTGCGGAGTCGATGGTTGTAACTAA
- a CDS encoding response regulator transcription factor: MHTIYLVDDEVNLNRVLVKYLEQEGWQVKSFTSGEAAASAIIEKPDLWVLDIMLPDMDGFQLIKRIKAHDETTPVIFISARDEDIDKIIGLEMGSDDYIAKPFLPRELVIRVKKILARAYATPKTGVIQYGDYTIYPEKRVIEENGQEIDLTSKEYDLLILFATQIGTPMSREQILVSVWGDDYFGSDRVVDDLVRRVRKKLSKLELETIYGIGYRLVSA; the protein is encoded by the coding sequence ATGCATACGATTTATTTAGTGGATGATGAAGTGAACCTGAACCGCGTGCTCGTAAAATATTTGGAACAAGAAGGATGGCAAGTGAAATCGTTCACCTCTGGGGAAGCGGCAGCTTCAGCGATTATTGAAAAGCCTGATTTATGGGTGCTCGATATTATGTTACCGGATATGGACGGATTTCAGTTGATTAAACGGATCAAGGCACATGATGAGACGACACCTGTCATTTTCATCTCTGCCCGAGACGAAGATATCGATAAAATCATCGGCTTAGAAATGGGCTCGGATGATTATATCGCGAAACCGTTTTTGCCAAGAGAACTTGTCATTCGTGTCAAAAAAATCTTAGCGCGCGCCTATGCGACACCAAAAACAGGCGTGATTCAATATGGCGATTATACAATCTATCCTGAAAAACGAGTCATCGAAGAAAATGGTCAAGAAATTGATTTGACCTCAAAAGAGTATGATTTGTTGATTTTATTCGCGACACAAATCGGGACGCCGATGTCCCGCGAACAGATTCTTGTCAGTGTCTGGGGTGATGATTACTTTGGTTCCGATCGTGTCGTCGATGATTTAGTTCGACGAGTCCGGAAAAAATTATCCAAGCTTGAACTAGAGACGATTTATGGGATTGGCTACCGGTTGGTGTCTGCATGA
- a CDS encoding truncated hemoglobin, with protein sequence MLYDDIGKHPMLEQLVARFYQLVYADPILRPIFPDDRQRVEQAQVIFLTHLTGGPRQYELDDSRTNLAMIHRLLPIEQQHAFRWIELMEVAIYETLSNRVVAERLMERLRIGALNVLRICEAHQEP encoded by the coding sequence ATGTTATATGATGACATCGGAAAACACCCGATGCTTGAACAGCTAGTCGCTCGCTTTTATCAACTTGTTTATGCCGACCCCATACTTCGTCCGATTTTTCCTGATGATCGTCAACGTGTCGAGCAGGCGCAAGTTATTTTTTTGACACACTTAACAGGTGGTCCACGCCAATATGAGTTAGATGATTCGCGGACGAATTTAGCGATGATTCACCGACTCTTACCAATTGAACAGCAGCATGCCTTTCGCTGGATAGAGTTGATGGAAGTGGCCATCTATGAGACACTTTCCAATCGAGTGGTAGCTGAACGTTTGATGGAGCGCTTACGAATTGGCGCATTAAACGTCTTACGGATTTGTGAGGCTCATCAGGAACCGTGA
- a CDS encoding lipoate--protein ligase: MKLIFHPEIRDARINLAVEEFILNNLNVNEEDYFLFYINGPSIIVGKNQNTNEEVNLKYVEDHGIHVVRRLSGGGAVYHDEGNLNFSFLTKDDGDSFNNYKKFTEPVVQALHKLGVEAELSGRNDIHVGTRKISGNAQFTTRGRMFSHGTLMLDSNIEEVVNALVVSEEKMRSKGIKSVRSRVANISEFLTEPLTMDQFVDHLLASIYEGKEIERYTLTEADWEKVNAISAERYGNWDWNFGKSPKFDVIHKKRFPIGTIDFRLNVTKGIIQEAKIYGDFFGVADASEIAQALEGKRYDRASLREVLSQYELKKYFGAVELDEVLDVLA, translated from the coding sequence ATGAAACTTATCTTTCACCCTGAAATTCGAGATGCGCGGATTAACCTTGCCGTTGAAGAATTTATCTTGAATAACTTGAACGTCAATGAAGAAGACTATTTTTTATTTTATATCAATGGTCCGTCCATCATCGTCGGGAAAAATCAAAACACGAATGAAGAAGTCAACCTCAAGTACGTCGAGGATCATGGCATTCACGTCGTGCGTCGCCTATCTGGTGGTGGAGCGGTTTATCACGATGAAGGAAACCTGAACTTCAGTTTCTTGACGAAAGATGATGGCGATTCGTTTAATAACTACAAAAAGTTCACGGAGCCTGTCGTGCAAGCCCTTCACAAACTGGGCGTGGAAGCTGAGCTATCTGGGCGAAACGATATTCATGTCGGAACGCGTAAGATTAGTGGGAATGCCCAGTTTACGACGCGTGGACGGATGTTTAGCCACGGAACATTGATGCTTGATTCGAATATTGAAGAAGTCGTCAATGCGCTAGTCGTCAGCGAAGAAAAAATGCGTTCAAAAGGAATCAAATCAGTTCGTAGTCGTGTCGCCAATATTTCTGAATTCTTAACTGAACCGTTGACGATGGATCAATTCGTTGATCATCTGCTCGCTTCGATTTATGAAGGAAAAGAAATCGAGCGCTATACGTTGACGGAAGCAGACTGGGAAAAGGTTAATGCGATTTCAGCAGAACGGTATGGCAACTGGGACTGGAACTTCGGCAAGTCTCCAAAGTTTGATGTCATTCATAAAAAACGTTTCCCGATCGGAACGATTGATTTCCGGCTTAATGTTACGAAGGGTATCATTCAAGAAGCGAAAATCTATGGAGATTTCTTTGGTGTCGCGGATGCCTCGGAAATTGCTCAAGCATTAGAAGGAAAACGATACGACCGTGCGTCACTGCGGGAAGTATTAAGTCAGTATGAATTAAAAAAATATTTTGGTGCTGTCGAACTAGACGAAGTACTCGACGTTTTAGCATAA
- a CDS encoding glycerol-3-phosphate dehydrogenase/oxidase produces MANQSFSSKNRTDVYNRLTREELDLLVVGGGITGAGIALDAASRGMKIGLVEMQDFAAGTSSRSTKLVHGGLRYLKQFEIQMVAEVGKERAIVYENGPHVTTPEWMLLPMHKGGTFGPFSTSIGLRVYDFLAGVKRSEWRSMLSAKETLAKEPLVKQDGLKGGGYYVEYRTDDARLTIEVMKEAVSHGARVVNYTKAEEIIYEAGKVVGMRVTDLLTGDVHEIRAKKVVNATGPWVDELREKDGSKVGKQLRLTKGVHVVIDQSKFPLKQAVYFDTPDGRMIFAIPRDGKAYVGTTDTFFDKDTAHPKFTVEDQDYVLDAIRYMFPEVKVTAEDVESSWAGVRPLIYEEGKDPSEISRKDEVWQSESGLITIAGGKLTGYRKMAEHVVNLVAKLLKEETNRAYARCSTKNMPISGGHVDGAKGFERFLKSQAPANGLTSEEVLFLAQRYGSNISEVLTYAAAYDQAETKLPRDVYAQLHYGIEQEMVARPVDFFIRRTGAVFFNIAWARQYKDAVIEEMKQHLNWTEEQTKQYTEELEIEIHDASHALVTEKASAAN; encoded by the coding sequence ATGGCTAACCAATCTTTTTCAAGCAAAAACCGTACAGACGTCTACAATCGATTAACACGTGAAGAACTAGATTTACTCGTCGTCGGGGGCGGAATCACAGGTGCAGGAATCGCACTTGATGCTGCGTCACGTGGTATGAAAATCGGACTCGTTGAAATGCAAGACTTTGCAGCCGGAACGTCGAGTCGTTCAACGAAACTCGTCCATGGTGGTTTACGTTACCTGAAACAGTTCGAAATTCAAATGGTCGCTGAAGTCGGGAAAGAACGGGCAATCGTCTATGAGAATGGGCCACATGTTACGACACCGGAATGGATGTTACTGCCGATGCATAAAGGCGGTACGTTCGGGCCGTTCAGTACGTCAATCGGACTCCGTGTCTATGATTTCCTAGCAGGTGTCAAACGTTCAGAATGGCGTTCGATGTTATCTGCGAAAGAAACACTCGCAAAAGAACCGTTAGTCAAACAAGATGGATTAAAAGGTGGCGGCTATTACGTCGAGTATCGGACGGATGACGCACGATTGACGATTGAAGTCATGAAAGAAGCGGTCAGTCATGGAGCACGTGTCGTCAACTATACAAAAGCGGAAGAAATCATCTACGAAGCAGGTAAAGTCGTCGGTATGCGTGTGACAGATCTCTTGACAGGAGATGTTCATGAAATCCGTGCGAAAAAAGTCGTCAATGCAACAGGACCATGGGTCGATGAGTTACGTGAGAAAGACGGTTCAAAAGTCGGGAAACAACTTCGTCTGACAAAAGGGGTTCACGTTGTCATCGACCAATCTAAGTTCCCCCTCAAACAAGCAGTCTATTTTGACACACCAGACGGTCGGATGATTTTCGCGATTCCACGTGACGGGAAAGCATATGTCGGAACAACCGATACGTTCTTCGATAAAGATACAGCGCATCCGAAATTCACGGTCGAAGATCAAGATTATGTCTTAGACGCGATTCGCTACATGTTCCCAGAAGTCAAAGTCACGGCGGAAGACGTCGAGTCAAGCTGGGCTGGTGTTCGTCCATTGATTTATGAAGAAGGGAAAGATCCTTCTGAAATTTCACGGAAAGATGAAGTATGGCAGTCAGAGTCAGGACTCATCACAATCGCAGGTGGTAAATTGACAGGATACCGCAAAATGGCAGAGCATGTTGTCAACCTGGTCGCGAAACTATTAAAAGAAGAAACGAACCGTGCCTACGCGCGTTGTTCAACAAAAAATATGCCGATCTCAGGTGGACATGTCGACGGAGCAAAAGGTTTCGAACGTTTCTTGAAATCGCAAGCACCAGCAAACGGACTCACTTCAGAAGAAGTCTTGTTCCTTGCGCAACGTTACGGATCAAACATCTCTGAAGTATTGACGTATGCGGCAGCCTACGATCAAGCAGAAACAAAACTTCCGCGTGATGTCTATGCACAATTGCATTACGGCATCGAGCAAGAAATGGTCGCACGTCCAGTCGACTTCTTCATCCGTCGGACAGGTGCTGTCTTCTTCAATATCGCTTGGGCACGTCAGTATAAAGACGCAGTCATCGAAGAGATGAAACAACACTTGAACTGGACGGAAGAACAAACGAAACAGTATACAGAAGAATTAGAAATTGAAATTCATGATGCGTCACACGCACTCGTTACTGAAAAAGCTTCTGCTGCTAACTGA
- a CDS encoding sensor histidine kinase: MGFQIWAMFLLVIATLSIVILVVMRSSIGNFIDEQVYSTLENSEVFFSKDASVIDMLQDNPIEFDRRKQESRSVNILLLSKNGKLYYGGAPQQLIDQMYRDAINQKAETEKYTTQLDKEDVYYSILKIESEGETYYRVSYVWDAYRQELITQLFSKIGWVVVIVSILTLFIAFWLARRLTQPLIEIEGAVGKIAAQQWNTPLPLDRGDEIGRLARSVNAMRVDLEKQDKAQKALLQNISHDLKTPIMVIRSYAQSISDGIYPDGDLTGSVSVIEEEAERLEKKVAALLYVTKLDYFELDRSTWDTIDLDRMVHLLQSRFSSTKPLTWTITGEAGLVLGEGEQLRVSLENVIDNAMRYAETSIDIRLSGTEEMAQIEIENDGPPLDSSSPLFHQFSRGKEGKFGLGLYIVKRIVERHDGEVSIENQAVGNGKDKVRVIFKFPRHFKPEID; the protein is encoded by the coding sequence TTGGGATTTCAGATTTGGGCGATGTTTCTACTCGTCATCGCAACGCTCTCGATCGTTATCCTTGTCGTCATGCGGTCATCGATTGGAAACTTTATTGATGAACAGGTCTATTCGACGTTAGAAAACAGTGAAGTCTTCTTTTCAAAAGATGCTTCTGTCATCGACATGTTGCAGGACAATCCAATTGAATTTGATCGTCGAAAACAGGAGTCGCGTTCCGTTAATATTTTGTTGCTTTCAAAAAATGGGAAACTCTATTATGGGGGAGCTCCGCAACAATTGATTGATCAGATGTATCGTGATGCGATCAATCAAAAAGCAGAAACGGAAAAATATACGACACAACTTGATAAAGAGGACGTCTATTACAGCATTCTCAAGATAGAATCGGAAGGGGAGACGTATTATCGTGTCTCTTATGTCTGGGATGCCTATCGTCAAGAACTGATTACGCAATTGTTTTCAAAAATTGGCTGGGTCGTCGTAATTGTGAGTATCTTGACATTGTTCATTGCTTTTTGGTTAGCCCGGCGCTTGACGCAACCATTGATTGAAATTGAAGGTGCAGTCGGAAAGATTGCAGCGCAACAGTGGAATACACCACTTCCTCTCGATCGCGGAGATGAAATTGGTCGTTTGGCACGATCGGTCAATGCCATGCGCGTCGATTTAGAAAAGCAGGATAAAGCACAAAAAGCGTTGCTACAAAATATTTCACATGACCTGAAGACACCAATCATGGTCATTCGCAGTTATGCACAGTCCATTTCTGACGGGATTTATCCGGATGGTGATTTGACGGGTTCGGTCTCGGTGATTGAGGAAGAGGCCGAGCGATTAGAAAAGAAAGTCGCAGCCTTGCTTTATGTGACGAAATTGGATTATTTTGAATTAGATCGTTCTACATGGGATACGATTGATTTAGACCGAATGGTTCATTTATTACAAAGTCGTTTCTCAAGTACAAAGCCGCTCACGTGGACGATCACAGGGGAAGCCGGTCTTGTGCTTGGCGAAGGTGAACAATTACGGGTTTCACTTGAAAATGTAATTGATAATGCGATGCGATATGCTGAGACATCGATTGATATTCGTTTATCCGGGACCGAAGAGATGGCTCAAATCGAGATTGAAAATGACGGTCCACCACTCGATTCATCTTCACCACTTTTCCATCAATTTTCACGTGGTAAAGAAGGGAAATTTGGTTTAGGTCTTTATATCGTAAAACGCATCGTCGAGCGTCATGACGGGGAAGTTTCAATCGAGAACCAAGCAGTGGGAAATGGAAAAGATAAAGTTCGTGTGATTTTCAAATTCCCACGTCACTTTAAGCCAGAGATTGACTAA